ggaaagcctgcggtaaaatttttgctcattactatacatattcgatttaaagggttttgagatttaggaaataaaacaacgcttcattagatttaatttaatagcattatgtaattataatctcaatgtaagtgcaggcagtcttatttacaataaacttaaaagcggaaacaaatataagcagaaagaaaaaaagaagctgtcaatactgaatcccctagggtggctgtatgaatagcacagaaaagtattaaaataaaataaaaaccggccaaaagcgtgtcgggccacgctcagtgtagggttccgtagttttccgtatttttctcaaaactaacctataaagttcaaaacaaattttcaaagaaagtctttgtaaagttctacttttgtgatttttttcatatttttaaacatatggttcaaaagttatagcgattatttccgaaaatatgaaaattatcaaaaatcgatcttagtaaaacctaattcatttttaaatacctatctaacaatatatcacacgttggggttgaaatgaaaaaaaatatctgccccctctttacatgtaggggtaccctaataaaacatttattattattaacgaccttccacatatttataatgagcccaaacatgatggggttatgatgaggagaatagcagttctgttgaccacctcctgactccatcatgagaacttggacctcgtctagttcgatggtgctcgtcagcccaaatctaatgagcccgaacatgatgggattatgatgaggagaatagcagttctgttggccacctcctgactccatcatgagaccctggacctaatctagttcgatggtgctcgtcagcccaaatctaatgagcccaaacatgatggggttatgatgaggagaatagcagttctgttgaccacctcctgactccatcatgagaccttggacctcatctagttcgatggtgctcgtcagcccaaatctaatgagcccgaacatgatggggttatgatgaggagaatagcagttctgttggccacctcctgaccccgtcataagaccttggacctcatctagttcggtggtgctcgtcagcccaaatctaatgagcccaaacatgatggggttatgatgaggagaatagcagttctgttgaccacctcctgactccatcatgagaccctggacctcatctagttcgatggtgctcgtcagcccaaatctaatgagcccaaacatgatggggttatgatgaggagaatagcagttctgttgaccacctcctgactccatcatgagaccttggacctcatctagttcgatggtgctcgtcagcccaaatctaatgagcccgaacatgatggggttatgatgaggagaatagcagttctgttggccacctcctgaccccgtcatgagaccttggacctcatctagttcgatggtgctcgtcagcccaaatctaatgagcccaaacatgatggggttatgatgaggagaatagcagttctgttgaccacctcctgactccatcatgagaccttggacctcatctagatcgatggtgctcatcagcccaaatctaatgagcccaaacatggtggagttatgataagtagaatagcagttctgttgaacatctcctgcctgactccatcatcatgagaaccagaacctcatcctggtcccaaaatataataataattcaaactctcaacaaacttcacgtataacttaaaatccaaaatcatatgaaaagcatgtcgaatgctaaaattgcataaggtgtaaaaaggatcaagatttgtttagtcgcagtttacggcacttctcggaactatcgagctgcttacgaaagctaggtgcgccggacgatcaaacgcaggtccgttgtcttcgagcgctcggcgcagactgagcgggctcgcgttagcacagtgtcttttattcgaattttaggtgttttaaaaacatatctatcgacagaaaggtatgtcttatatgtatgatttttttcttataggtcaataagaagttctagtttaggataatattattgaagagttacaaaaaatgcaggaatcgcaggaaaaatacataatgaaaacctctttttatcgaaaaaatggggaggatacggaaggttatttatccaccatttcaagtaaatcttaaaatgtcaaagtattagctaactcgtacaggatataacaaataggattgtgattatttattaccccaaataacatttttaacagcacaatcacgattctaaacgagctatcccactatgaaaattgaaaacgtcttccaaaaaaactgatttttcggaagtataaaaagacatattttaaagtagtaccaattgactttctagcttaagatatgtacttttaggaacattatcagttttttaataatcatttatagtttctttataattttgaatgaaaaaggttctattttgcaaaaaacgctcgtctttaggaataaggcctcttaagatGAGTCAGAGCAGAGTTAAAGCGAGATACCTTATCATCCACCGAAACAGCCCCCAACACCTCACCCCAGTCGAACCTCGAGGCATCCTCACgaagtttttcaacacacatcCGACTAAAATTGCGCAGAAAGAGTATTTTTGGTTTGACCTTAGGGGGACGGATTTTGTACGACAAAAAAAGCAGATGATGATATGAAAAAGCATCCGCCGGGTACTGGCTAAATCTTTCAACATGATCCATAGACGAAACAAAAGTAAGGTCGAGAAGCGACGGAGAACAGTTAGGAAAAAAGTGCGTCGGACCTGATGGCAGAATGGACAAGTTGCAAGCTTCACCAAGGGATTTAAGAGACTTGGATCGGAAGTCATTTTTCAGAAGGCATGTATTAAAATCCCCCATAACGATATGATGGGTATACGATGGCATCAAATCTTCAAGAAGCTTTTCAAAAGAAGAGAAATAGTTAACGTGAAGGGAGGGAGAGTAAAATACACCTAAAAGGACTTTAGAGTGAGACAGACTTAGCTCTAGAAATAAATACTCAGCTGTGtcagaagttccatagacctttGCCACGTGACAATGATGTGTATGTCAAATGTGgtcgatgcaactggcccttagtgccACCGGCCCTTATACGTACCTACACTTGATATGCACGGTGCCTTTAGGCAATATGCAGGCCTTGAACAGTTACCGAATATTCGCTagtataccacagaatatataatagtacaagtacagaaggctcactcttttgatgttcacaaaatgccgccattctaaataaAGGACGGAAGGAAGGTAAGAACCTTCATTAACAAACGGTCCcatgcgagcagccgacattgaattttattgcgccgcgcaaaggtcgtcaccactgaatgggccgcgaactcgcggccgccgacatgtacttggACTTGACACGGACCGAATATTCGCTACTCCAGTTACTCTTCTACTTACACTTGATATGCACGGTGCCTTTCGGCAACATGCAGGCCTTGAACGTCGCCGTAAGCCTCACTATCTATAGGACCTTTTACTGATATACTTACACTCGATATGCACGGTGCCTTTAGGCAACATGCAGGCCTTGAACGTCGCCGTAAGCCTCACTTAGGACTCTATATGACCTTTTACTGATATACTTACACTTGATATGTACGGTGCCTTTAGGCAACATGCAGGCCTTGAACAGCTCGACATTGCCATACGCGTTGCGAGGCACGACTCCGTTCTCGGCGACCGGCGGCTCGTAGTCTTGGACTTGCCATGGACCGAATATTTCCAGCGGTTTATCGGTTATTAGCTTGTTGGATAGCTGAAAAGGATGAGATAAAATAGTATGAATAGATAATTTGAATTGTTATAAAGAAAATTTGAATTGTGAAACGTTAGGCATGAAATTCACACAAGCTACGTAAGGCGTAAGACGTGGAACGGACGCGCTTGCGTGCCTGCGCCACGTCActtgagtgtaatttaaaaaacgtctcagtACATTtcgtataggaaagacgtaagaagCAAGACTTGCGTAAGACGCGTCTTATGCCTTACGTCGATTGTGTGTGGATCAAGCCTTAGGGTCTTTAACATGCATACGACGGACTGTCATAGGTACGCTAAGATACAGAGCCTGCAGCATGATCACAGTCTGATCGGACGAAGCCAGAAAATCGCTCTTACATTCAGTGCCCTTAATCCTGTACTATGGGCAAaagcgtcgacgcggcgtctttttccatacagttggcctgaCGCTACGCTCGaaagacgctagatgtggggggggaCTAATGTATccccaaatttttattttaatattgataCCCACCTTATCCCACTTGGGTCTCGCTTTGACGACCTTGTACGGTTTTTCCCCCAGCCGCACTACCTTCGCCTCCTTGAGCCAGGTGTCTCTGGAGCGGCAGATGTAGACGCAGTCGCGAGCGTACACCGCCTCGCCGCGTACGAACCCGAGCGTCGCCGCGTCGGGCGGGTACAGCGCCTCGTATTTCAATAGGTGACGCTTCAACGCGTAGAGAGGGTGGTTCTTGTATCTGTAAACATTGAAATGATTACTGTAAGTTATACtcacagatataggaaggaaggagatcgggCCTGCCaggcgatttgtattgaatacgcctgtcgcaagttcGTCAAATGGACGCTCCTGTCgggcaatacacgcgcatcatttctaTGTCTGAGTACGTGCAAACGACCAGCGAGTTCTGTCATCACGCatgtaagtacagtcaagtgtaaaaatatgggtgtacacaattacacatcttactcaaaaatatgtcctatagcatcttagtccggtgtaataagagcgtagtaccatataattatgagacgattatttcgatacgtatttttgcacttcaCTGTACACAACTACAACTGCATGCTCAATGAGCTACGAAGTATAGAGACTGCCGCAgctatatgacagcacctaggCAAACCCAAGCTTTAGGTTTGAGTACTCAGCAATACTGAGAGAGCATCCAAATGCATCATTTCTAACGCTTTTTTTCCTCCCGTATCTCAGGCAGTCTTGGGCCCTTTCCACAGTGAGATAGCTATGTCCCATCCACCACACGGACATAGTGTAACCCACAGTAAGGCATGTGACGTCTTTGAGGCAGTTGTTCAAGCCACATCAAGTATATAGTATAATAAACATCACTCACTCAGCAATACTCTTATCTTATTCAAAGCTTTGACTTCCTCTTTTTATTGAGGCACGTAGCGAGAGGCTTTTCAGGAAATTGTTGTCATTTCATCAtcaagtaatattactaataataaatatgaCTCACTCAGCTATGCTCTTAGGCAAGGGGGCATCTAGCTGCATTCTATCCAGAGCCTCATCCTCTTCTCTGTCCCGTGGCGTTCTTGGTCCTTTCCAAGGCGATATAACCGTGTCCCACCAGACGGGTTCGGCTCGTTGCTTGCGGGTGACGGTGTTCCAGTGAGGCACGTAGCGACGCGTCAGGTCTTTGAGGTAGTTGTTGTTGTCCCAACCCACTACGTAGCAGACGGGGTGGGTCGCTCGGCTCTGTAACCATTTTACGATAAGAAACTAGCAAACGAATCacaagggaatgtacaagtttctaatggggtggcaacgcgcatgtgacactgtttgagttgcaggcgtccataggttagggtgaccgctttacatcaggcgggccgtatgcttgtttgccaccgacgtagtatgaaaaaaaaaaaacaagggtGTATTACGGGCTATGATGGCACTAACCGCATTATCAAAAAGAAACAACTAAGAAGACGTGAAACTCGGCaaaaccaaactaaaatggagttggttGGGACATGTTgataggcagagtgatggcagatggactgaaatgttaacggaatggtggccgcttacagatgtaagaagcgcttggcatccatTGGCTTGTTGAGTGgatgacatccggaaaattgcgggtcacaactgtaTGAGACTAGCTCAGATCAGGGAGAAGTGGCGTTGTAGAAGAGAGGCCCATGTTCAGCAGTGGGCAATAAAAgcctgatatgatgatgatgaaactcGGCAATACTTACATAAATCTCATTAGTGCAGTGAACCTGCCCCTTCACCACATCGACAGCTATCCACTGCTCCAACTCCTCGACAAACACTTCGCACCAGACGTCCGTCTTGTCTCTAGGCGCCTCATCATCAGTGGACAACACGCGCCGGTCGATCTTCCGACTGCCACTTGGCTTCGGACTGATTTTGGTCGGTTTGAAATCGTCGTCACTCGCTGCTTCAGGTTCGTAATCACTGTCGCCTTTGGTCTTTGATTTTCCTGCTCAAATAACGATGAAATTATACATTTGAAGACAAACAGGATTTCGACAATTACAACATACGCTAACAACCATATACTCTGGTGAATCCAGTTTTTCGCTACAAAAAAGCCTAAAATCCAAATTTTTTAGAGAAAACATCTCTAGCTTAACACATTCTCTGACCCTGCCCGCCCGAAACCAACCatgaaaactaaattttcaaaagaattattcaaaactagtttttgcccgcggcttcgctcgcattaaacagacaaaaagtatcatatgtcactctcgatcccatcaactatctccacataaaaagtcaagtcaatttgtcgctccgttttgccgtgaatgacggacaaacaaacagacacacacactttcccatttataatattagtgtggatcatcatcatcatcaatcatttaAGAGTTGTACTCTTGTAGGTGGAGCAACTTCCACGTGTGCCAGTCTTTTGCCTTCCTTTTGACTTATTAACTctaaaacaaaatattgtacTCTAAAGTAATGCGGAATTTCAGAAAACAGCAGAATACCAACCTTTTACAGTTTTCGTTTTCTTCTTTATCGCTTTCACATTATTCATCGACTTTTCCAGAATGGAAGACAGAATGTCTTTCATGATTGCAATCAGTGTAGAAGCCACATCATTCTTAGGAGATGTCTTTATTTTCGGCGCAAGATCTCGGTGACTCACTCTAAGTTCATCATCAGGATCTCTAACTGTCTTCTTAGTTCTTTTAGGAACTATTTTAGTTGGTGTCTTTGCACTGTCGTTGAAATATTTACTAGTTTCCGAAGTGCCAGCACTCTTTGACCTAGacttagtatttttatttacagaatCTTTAGCATTTAGTACGTTTTTTACGTCTGCAGTTTTAGATCGGCTCCGTGTAGCAGATTTGCTAGATTCAGCACTGCTATTACTTTCAAAGAATTTAGTACTAACTGCCTTGTTATTTTCGTTAGTTACAATAATTTTTGGAGGATCAGTTTCTTTAATAGTTTTGCCACGTCTATTTAAAGAAAGTGTCTTAGAAGCTGGTGAAGCTTTATTTTTATCTACTTTGACCGGTTTTGTTTCTCGAGCTTTAGATTTCTCTTCACTGGCTTTTCTGTTTCTCTTCTTTGGTAGAATTTTATCTTGGGATACACTTTTCGAAGGTTCAGAATTTAAGGGATTGGCAGCACTTCTTGCCCTTTTAGGTGGTGAAACATCCTCATCTTTTTCTGTGGGTTCTATAGCTATAGATTCAGCACTGCTATTACTTTCAAAGAATTTAGTACTAACTGCCTTGTTATTTTCGTTAGTTACAATAATTTTTGGAGGATCAGTCTGTTTTGCAGTTGTATCCTTTTTACTTGAATTTTCTTGTAAAGTAGTTGAAATATCATTTTTGCTTTCTTTTGGTTCAGTTTCTTTAATAGTTTTGCCACGTCTATTTAAAGAAAGTGTCTTAGAAGCTGGTGAAGCTTTATTTTTATCTACTTTGACCGGTTTTGTTTCTTGAGCTTTAGATTTCTCTTCACTGGCTTTTCTGTTTCTCTTCTTTGGTAGAATTTTATCTTGGGATACACTTTTCGAAGGTTCAGAATTTAAGGGATTGGCAGCACGTCTTGCCCTTTTAGGTGGTGAAACATCCTCATCTTTTTCTGTGGGTTCTATAGCTATAGATTCAGCACTGCTATTACTTTCAAAGAATTTAGTACTAACTGCCTTGTTATTTTCGTTAGTTACAATAATTTTTGGAGGATCAGTCTGTTTTGCAGTTGTATCCTTTTTACTTGAATTTTCTTGTAAAGTAGTTGAAATATCATTTTTGCTTTCTTTTGGTTCAGTTTCTTTAATAGTTTTGCCACGTCTATTTAAAGAAAGTGTCTTAGAAGCTGGTGAAGCTTTATTTTTATCTACTTTGACCGGTTTTGTTTCTTGAGCTTTAGATTTCTCTTCACTGGCTTTTCTGTTTCTCTTCTTTGGTAGAATTTTATCTTGGGATACACTTTTCGAAGGTTCAGAATTTAAGGGATTGGCAGCACGTCTTGCCCTTTTAGGTGGTGAAACATCCTCATCTTTTTCTGTGGGTTCTATAGCTATAGATGCTTTACTTCGTTTAGTTTTACGACTTTTAGCTACAATATTACCATCATCATTGCCATCAACTTGCATTATGTTTGTATCACTAAAATATATATCATCCACATCCATGTCACTATCATAGTTTCCATCAACTTGTGGTATctgttttgattttttcttCGATTTGCATGATTTTTTCTGAGCAGATTTTTTTGTATCTTCTTTTTTAGGTTCCGCATTTTGCTTTTCTTCTTTTTCCTTGGTAGATAGAGAACAGAGTTCGGAACTAGGCGGCCTAATTGGCAATGTTACAAAATTGAACATGACTCGACACTGTAGACCGAGAGCCCTTAACATGCTAACAAAAATGAAAAACATAAACTTCTTAGTTGAAACTGTTTTGTTCTTGATCTCTTTCAACAAGATATCCTTAAGAGGGGGCGATTTAGGCTTGAATTTGTTCTCGTGCTTATCTTGTACTAAAGTCATTTTATTCTTAAACCATTTAGTGATCTGTTCAACATATTTTACATCAACTCTTTCACCCGGGTAGCATTCTTTCGATGGGACTAGCGTTAATACTGCACTCATTATTTCCTGGTCATTTAAAATGGAGCTTACATCGTTTCCGTGGCCCAGCCAGCACAAGACGTGGACCTTATGCATGTACACTTGGTACTCTTTTCTAACCCTGTTCATTTTCCTCCTCATCATCATCTCAACATCTAGCTTTTTAGATTTCCTGTGGACAGCATCGGGGAAGTCAACTACCACCTGCAATCCGGAAGCTGGAAGTGGTTTTGACTCTGAAAATGTTAAATAGATAGTTTAAAAGTTGCTTCATTATAAGACTATTTATAAGACCCGCTGGGTGGACAGCGTTAAGAAGGCCAGGGATTAACACGGGCGCCTATTATgaggactgcagaagaccgtgcggaGTGGAGAACTTTGGTGCGaaaaataacgacctcatgtggtcgcgaccctcagccatgaggaaccgaggaagaagaagagagAGATAAGACTATTATGTATTGTTGTaattacatgtaaaattgttaaatgtgagtgtgtttagtaaaagtagtaaaacgtcccactttgtcggttaccatatTTGCTTgcatctttatatgaataaactgacaaagtggctttatagcaatcgacaaagtgtgacgttttcctgtgcacactcacaaatgtatattatatatggcaataacatttttttaaatattggtatGCCTCTGCCGTGCTACAGACAACACTAAGTGCTCTTTGATTGATTATTTTAGAGAAAAGACTTTCTACCTAAGTATGATCTATTTATAATACcaacatgtaaaatatattactctcaAAGAGCATTGCATATTCATTTCAATCATAACATTacattagatttttttatttcatggtacaagtacaaattacactataaatttgctacatgtcaaaattatgtttatcttctcatcatgatcgtaaAAAATTACAGTGATCATCAAAAATTGCTTAATAAGTGattaattttattctaattACCTTTCACCTCCTCCCAATCCTCCATTTCAGAATCACTGTCATTTTGTTTCTTCTTTTTCTTAGGTTTCTTAACTTCAGTGGGATCTGGCAACACTTCCTCTCCCTGAGCTAACAGATCTTTGACATCAAAGGCCTGGGACGAATTTTTGGCCGTGTAAGTGAGGATTGAGGCTTTTGTCTCTTCGATTTTGGTTTTGTGGATTTCCAATTCCTTGAAAGTCTTTTGGGCAATCTCCTCACTGTTGTCGGGTATATTTTTAGACCATACCTAGAACAAATTGACATTGATTAGTAACTACTGTAACAGGTAACTAGTAAAGTAAGGTAAGTAGTAGCAATGAAGAGAGTTAGGGCAAATTCTCTTCTCTATGACTTCCATgagtaaaaaaaatctttctacaaatctaaactaaataaatataacttaattataaactgaaatagataccatacaggcatacattaaagaaaaagcgatcaagcccactggtggcgaagtcgggaatcgaacccgggtctccagctaacgcggctgacgtgataaaccgctacaccacctcgaccgccgaggtacccgtcgaaatttctctagtgtatgttatctctgaaggctaggcgcctttgaccaactctaagggcgaacaatttgtgcttgcacctcctatgtGAAttcttttgcaggattacgatatagcgagagagatggtgctggcatctatcgatgtagggaacaaatcaaattatttcaataacttaattattataaaatgatgaaTTGTCTAATTAATGTGTGCTTTCACTCTCATTATTCTAAAGAAATTGTTTTAAGGAGTATTCACcaactattatttttaatttgtagaATTCAGTAAACTACACTTTTTAAAGCTGCAACTTAAAATGATGTGTACcatatatgttattattattatttgtatgtcttaccatatctcgggaccatggggtcccgacctttgggaggcatgtgtggggccaaagccaacagcacagagtcccttttagacactttaatcttTAATCCAAaggcaattattattattattattcaattataggcgagcagctattcagctgatgagcctatgtcacacagtgtctcgtgatttatagttagcaaagtcatgtcactatcttattatttaaaacttttaaaagcCACTTGTCTAGTCTGACCCATGATGTGACCCAGCAAACTTCAAattaagggtgaacaggcaccttctgggcAAGTTTGCTCCATTGCAGGCCACATCTTCGCCTctgctagtctgtggccatgagcAAGCCCatttacagtaaaaaaaaaattgatgctCACATCTTGATACTCCATTTTAGTTTCATGGTCGCTGTCTGCATCATTGGCGGATGAGAAGGTGGTGTTGGTAGGTATACTCGCCGGTTTTCTGGGAGATTCATCATCACTACTGTCTGTAAgtttagacattttttttttaatttatttaacaaataagtacattatattCTTCACATTTATGTTTCTCGCCAAACTTTGATATTATACCACATAACTAGAGAATGCAATCTCGACGAGATTGGGGCCCAAGCGAGATCTCGGGAATTCGTGAAaccaatctcgcgagatctcgccaatttagagatctcgcgagattggcCGGTTTGTAGGTTTATTCTTGTAAATAATCACAATATAGCAATAAATaaggataaaaataataagaaagattgctattatgaaacaaatattattcttgcctattttttcatatttttaaatgtattttacatTGTTTAACATAAGTTATGTACCTCACAACtcacaattattatattaatctaTACTTCAAACTTTTCATAAAAATTTGCAGTATagattatcaatttatcatgtaagaaaataaaataaaattattcacgAATGAGTAGAAGCGTGCCAAATTCGAATTCGTTGCCATGCCAACCGCGAACAGTACACAGTAGAGACTACTAAAAAATTCCGCAACATATGCCTTTATTGATGAAAggataaaaattcaaaaatcaaGGTTATCCCTACCATCATCAAATAGACccacataaaaatattacctgtccttaattaattatgactagttgactactattaaattacataaaaatattagacTACCAATAGTATTGTATTGGTAgtctaatatttttatgtaatttaataCCGATttgaaatgtaatttaattctTAAACCCGACAGTTAAATAAGAAACTAAAATAGAAAGAAAAacagataaatatatataaatattattaaataaatataacaggacattcttacacagatttactgagtccaacggtaagctcaagaaagcttgtattgtgggtactcagacaatggcatacataatatacaagtacttagatacatagagaacattcatgactcaggaacaaatatcggtgttcatcacacaaataaatgcccttaccgggattcgaatccgagaccgcggcgtagcaatcagggtcactacccgctgggcttggccagaccggtcgtcaaaaatataataataacattgcctctgcgtgtgtcccaatgatacgggcaagggcaacatccgttcggtgtaccccttacatttcattaaagtgtcgaaagggcctctacgcgttggcttcggcgccgcgcacgcctcccaaaggtccggaataccattgttccgtgatgggaaagacatattataatatatagtagtgtgactattaaaaaaaggaataaaaaatatttaatacaataatttgattttttgagtataaaatagaaattgttaTTGGTTGCCTAACAAACGACAGCCGTAGTAAAGTTGTTGTAGGCTTCTGCTCTCTCGACATCCAACAAAACTCTGTGCATGAAAATTCGTAAAATAGAtggttatacaccgtgtttcacttaacactaaaaacctgaaaacagtttgttcagaatcgagagtagaatcgattcagctatatcttgatgggggtaatatttttatttaaatttgtattattacttattttttacgtgcctattctattgtactcgtaagacaacattgtgtatatcgcattgctagaggttgtttacctttttcagtatttagttggtattaatactggctggttacttcgacgattattttttcgctacgagtttgacgttgt
This genomic stretch from Leguminivora glycinivorella isolate SPB_JAAS2020 chromosome Z, LegGlyc_1.1, whole genome shotgun sequence harbors:
- the LOC125241386 gene encoding DNA repair protein complementing XP-C cells homolog → MPTTRKKVTKAKSYKDENDSEPEESGDFSDSGSDAKITDVSSSEDEEQAVSSGEEFEDEDPKSSKPKKAAPRRRPQFAKNFIKKIRDEPPDDLGENSAATKAFSGKDLTDADKLLPSFLNLSESDSSDDESPRKPASIPTNTTFSSANDADSDHETKMEYQDVWSKNIPDNSEEIAQKTFKELEIHKTKIEETKASILTYTAKNSSQAFDVKDLLAQGEEVLPDPTEVKKPKKKKKQNDSDSEMEDWEEVKESKPLPASGLQVVVDFPDAVHRKSKKLDVEMMMRRKMNRVRKEYQVYMHKVHVLCWLGHGNDVSSILNDQEIMSAVLTLVPSKECYPGERVDVKYVEQITKWFKNKMTLVQDKHENKFKPKSPPLKDILLKEIKNKTVSTKKFMFFIFVSMLRALGLQCRVMFNFVTLPIRPPSSELCSLSTKEKEEKQNAEPKKEDTKKSAQKKSCKSKKKSKQIPQVDGNYDSDMDVDDIYFSDTNIMQVDGNDDGNIVAKSRKTKRSKASIAIEPTEKDEDVSPPKRARRAANPLNSEPSKSVSQDKILPKKRNRKASEEKSKAQETKPVKVDKNKASPASKTLSLNRRGKTIKETEPKESKNDISTTLQENSSKKDTTAKQTDPPKIIVTNENNKAVSTKFFESNSSAESIAIEPTEKDEDVSPPKRARRAANPLNSEPSKSVSQDKILPKKRNRKASEEKSKAQETKPVKVDKNKASPASKTLSLNRRGKTIKETEPKESKNDISTTLQENSSKKDTTAKQTDPPKIIVTNENNKAVSTKFFESNSSAESIAIEPTEKDEDVSPPKRARSAANPLNSEPSKSVSQDKILPKKRNRKASEEKSKARETKPVKVDKNKASPASKTLSLNRRGKTIKETDPPKIIVTNENNKAVSTKFFESNSSAESSKSATRSRSKTADVKNVLNAKDSVNKNTKSRSKSAGTSETSKYFNDSAKTPTKIVPKRTKKTVRDPDDELRVSHRDLAPKIKTSPKNDVASTLIAIMKDILSSILEKSMNNVKAIKKKTKTVKGKSKTKGDSDYEPEAASDDDFKPTKISPKPSGSRKIDRRVLSTDDEAPRDKTDVWCEVFVEELEQWIAVDVVKGQVHCTNEIYSRATHPVCYVVGWDNNNYLKDLTRRYVPHWNTVTRKQRAEPVWWDTVISPWKGPRTPRDREEDEALDRMQLDAPLPKSIAEYKNHPLYALKRHLLKYEALYPPDAATLGFVRGEAVYARDCVYICRSRDTWLKEAKVVRLGEKPYKVVKARPKWDKLSNKLITDKPLEIFGPWQVQDYEPPVAENGVVPRNAYGNVELFKACMLPKGTVHIKLPGLNKVAKKLNIDCAPAMTGFNGGWSYPVYDGFVVCQEFEEVITQAWLEDQVEMERREKEKTEARV